AAATCAGGATTTGCTGGATCTATTTCTACCATCCAGCCATATTTCTCACCCACTAAGCCAAAAGCCTCGCCCGTGGTGCCTGGAGTGTAGCTGGCTTGAGTACCATTGGGTTGTACCGCTTCTGTGACCCCGACAAAGAAAGCTGCCGCTCCTTGGAAGTTTTCCTCCGCCGAAAGCACCGTGCCCCAAGGTGTAGTGCCCCCAGAGCAGTTGAAGCCTGTACCAATAATCTTAGTTCCTAACCCATCTGTACTGAGGTTGAAGACCTGAGTGGCAGCAGGTCCCGTACCGAGCAGGTAGTTTTGATCGCCTTGCTGATAGCTCTGAGTGCCCCAAGCTGTGATCCCTTTGTATGTGTCCGATCGCTGGCTGTTGATTCCCAAACCAGACAAACCATGCAGGCGGCGGTTGTTAGCATCTCCTTTGACGACACTAAAGCGATCGCTACGGCTTTGACGAGAAATTCGGACCACAGAGCCGCCGATGTTATACAAAAACTCACCGAATAGTTGCAGGTTTTTGGTGTTAGGCAAATCTTGGCCCACAACTAACGGATAAGAGCTAGGCGTTCCCTGAACATCTGCGGGCGCTTCTGGAGCCAACCCAGAGAAGGGGAAGGAAATATACTCGTGGTTGACCCAGAGATAGCCATCACTCAAACTTCGGTTGGTAGGAATGAAGGCGGTGTAGTCGTTGTTGTAGCCAAAATAGTCTTCTGGATTGGGGAAGACGCGATCGCCCCAACTCACAATGATGTAGCGCTCATACTCTGGCGGCACTACCACATCGTCTAACACGGTGTAGCTAGTAAGCCTGGTGTCAGTCGTTGGATTTAAAGTCTGACCTTGATTAATTCCTGTCGGTAGGTAGCTGGGCTGCTCTTGGTAGATAGGCAGAGGATGCGGTAAGCGTAGCGGGGTTAGTTTCAGAGGTTGAGCTGCTTCAGCAACACTAGTGTCAGTGCCAAATAGTTTATTGCCGAGGGTAGGAGCCAGCACGGCAGCACCAGCACTGCTCCCGAAGAAAATTAGCAGTTGTCTGCGGGTGAACTTGGACATGAAACTCTCTCTTTAAGGATCACTAGGAACTTTTGGGCTCAAAGCATTCTTCGCATCCAAGCTGAGCTGTGACAGACAAAAACCAAGGTTGAGTGGTTTATTGACTGGCCCTCATTGATTAACTCAATCCGTATTTTTTACGAATTGGGTGCTTGTAATTGATACATTTACCTGCCCCTCAGAAACCATATCTTGAAGAAATTAAGGTCAGTTAATCTTCGGGTTAATGAGGACTTGAATTTCTATTAATAACTTCTTAATATGCGATCGCCCTTCAGCACGCCCTTCCGGCAAAAACCCATATCCATTTCTTTAGATAGACTAACTTTTGCTGTAACTATTCCAAAAGCATGGTGTTTGATAATAAAGGCAAAACTTGACTTGGCATTAATTCAAGATTAATCAGCTTTTAACCCATTCATCCTTTATTGAGGAGAGGTAAGTAAAATTGCTGGCATCATTTTATTCAAAAACCCATGATCAAAAATACTTTCGGTTTTACGGCGCTCGTTCTTCTAACCAGCCTGGCTTTTCCTACAGCCGGGAAAGCAGACGTGGTTAACGGTAGTTTTGAAGAGGGTTTTAAAGGTTGGGAAACCATTGGTGAAACAACGATTGAGACGGAGCAATTTGGCAGTGGTCCGGTAGAAGGGAAATCTCAAGCTTTCTTGTCTACTGCTTATCAAGAGTTACTTGGTTTTGATACCCAAGGAAACGAGATTATCGGGGGTGATGCCGCGATCGCATCTTTTGTCACAGGCTTTGAAAACTTGGAAGAGTTTTTGAATCTACCCTCATCTTTTTTGTCCGACAATACTTTATCTAGTCTGGCAACCGGAGAAATTATTGAAGGCTCAGCAATTAAGCAAACTTTCAAGGCTAACGCAGGCCAATCGCTCAGCTTTGCCTGGAACTTCCTGACTGAGGAGTTTACTCAGGCAGTTGATAACAGCTCTTTTGAAGATTTCAATGATTTTGCTTTCGTGTCTCTACAGCGCCAATCTGACTTAAATACTGTGTTGCTTCCCTTAGCCGATACCCTAAATAGCTCTTTTCAATTTGCTAACCATGGCTTGTTCTTTGGGGAAACTGGCTTCCAGGAGTTCTCCTACACCTTTGACCAATCAGACACTTACACCCTCGGAGTTGGAGTCGTTGATGTAGGGGATGGCGACTTCGTTTCTGGGTTACTTGTGGACCAGGTAGATGTACCTGAAACAAGCCCAGCCGTAGGTTTAGTGGCCTTAGGTGCTTTAGGTAGCCTATCCATCATGAAGCGTCGTTGGAAGAACAGCTAGAGTCCAAAATTGATCTGGTGCCTGATCGATTGCCGCAGGCGTTAGGAGCTGAGAACGGACGACAACAGCTCCTAACGCAACAGTTGGCAGTAAGCTGGTTTACGGCACTTGTATCAATCCATCATGGCAACGATTAACGATAACTACCTCAAGCTCAAAGCAGGCTACCTGTTCCCTGAGATCGCTCGCCGAGTCAATGCCTTTGCTGAGGCCAACCCAGCAGCAAAAATTATTCGACTGGGGATTGGGGATGTCACCGAACCCTTACCTGAAGCTTGTCGCGCCGCGATGATTCAAGCGGTGGAAGACATGGGCGATCGCGGTGCCTTCCGAGGCTACGGTCCAGAGCAAGGCTACGCCTGGTTGCGGGAGAAAATTGCTCAGTTCGACTTCCAAGCTCGCGGTTGTGACATCAGCGCCGATGAGATTTTTATCTCGGATGGTTCGAAGTGCGACACAGGTAACATCCTAGATATTTTTGGCGACAACAATACCATTGCGGTAACTGACCCAGTCTATCCCGTCTATGTCGATACCAATGTCATGGCAGGTCACACGGGCGCAGCCAATGACAAAGGCGAGTTTGAGGGCTTAGTGTACCTCCCTGTCACCGCAGAGAACAACTTCACCGCTGAGATTCCCACTCAGAAGGTAGACCTAATTTACCTGTGCTTCCCCAACAACCCCACAGGCGCAACTGCTAGCAGAGAACACCTCCAAGCTTGGGTAGACTACGCCAAAGCCCACGGCTCGATCATCTTCTTTGATGCTGCTTACGAAGCCTTTATCACTGATCCAAGCATTCCTCACTCCATCTACGAGATCCCTGGAGCTAAGGATTGCGCGATCGAATTCCGCTCCTTCTCCAAGAATGCTGGCTTTACCGGAACTCGTTGTGCCTTGACTGTGGTGCCCAAAAACCTCAAGGCTAAAGCTGCTGATGGCTCGGATGTAGAACTGTGGAAGCTGTGGAACCGCCGCCAATCCACTAAGTTCAATGGCGTATCCTACATTGTGCAGCGAGGGGCTGAAGCGGTTTACTCAGAAGCAGGCCAAGCCCAAACTAAAGCGCTTGTTAGCTTCTACTTAGAAAACGCCAAAATCGTTCGCGAGCAACTCACTGCTGCAGGATTAGCGGTATACGGTGGTGTGAACGCACCTTATGTCTGGGTGCAGACGCCCAACAATCTCTCTAGCTGGGACTTCTTTGATAAATTGCTACAGACCTGCAATGTCGTCGGCACGCCTGGTTCGGGCTTTGGAGCTGCGGGTGAGGGCTACTTCCGCATTTCTGCCTTTAACAGCCGTGAAAACGTAGAAGAAGCCATGAAGCGGATCACCGAGAAGTTCAAGGCATAATCAATCCAGCCAGGATATAGGTGGGCGATCGCATACATCCATCAACGCGAGATGCCTAAATTAAACTTGGCACATCCAGTCTAAAAACTGAGGTGGGCATCATTTAGCCCACCTTATAGCCCTCACAACTCAGCCAGATATAGCAATCCGCAACAGGTTATAAGAGCAGGTTGTAAGGATAAGAGAAAAAGCAGTAGGCAGGCTTAAACCTTTGGCTAGCAAGTTTCAAGGTTTCATCCAGAAGTACATGCAGAAATGACAGTAAATTACATAGAAATGTAACTTTTCTGCCTTGCCATCCAGTATTTCTACAAGACTATGATGACTGAGTACTGAATATTTCACGACCTAGCATGAAGCAAGCTGTATTAGATTGCTGTTTAAGCAATGTGGAGGGGTGGATATGGACGTAAGCCTGATTATGTCTAACATCTTGAATCCACCAGTGCTGTTTTTCTTCTTGGGAATGACAGCGGTTTTTGTGAAGTCAGACTTGGAAATTCCGCCACCGATTCCCAAGCTGTTTTCACTGTACTTGCTGTTTGCGATCGGTTTTAAAGGAGGGGTAGAACTTGCTAAAAGTGGGCTGAATCAGGAAGTGTTCCTGACGATGCTGGTAGCAATCGTGATGGCGTGCTTAGTGCCTATCTACACGTTCTTTATTCTGAAGATTAAGCTTGACGCCTATAATGCTGCCGCGATCGCTGCAACTTACGGCTCGATTAGTGCCGTCACCTTTATTACAGCTAGCTCATTCCTACAACAACTAAGTATTGACTTTGATGGCTACATGGTGGCTGCCCTAGCTCTGATGGAGTCTCCAGCGATCATTGTGGGATTGATCTTGGTCAATCTCTTTACTCAGGATCAGACAGAGCGTGATTTTTCTTGGCCTGAAGTTTTGCGAGAAGCATTTCTGAATGGTTCAGTTTTCTTGCTAGTTGGTAGCCTGATTATTGGCTTTTTGACGGGGGAGCATGGCTGGAAAGTCTTATCTCCCTTTACACAGGATATGTTTTATGGCGTCCTGACCTTCTTCTTGCTAGATATGGGTTTAGTCGCCGCTAAAAGAATTAAAGATTTAGAGAAAACTGGTCCATTTCTGATCTCATTTGCCATACTGATCCCAATACTTAATGCTGGAATTGGGCTGCTAATTGCCAAGCTGATTGGGATGCCTCCAGGAAATGCCCTCCTATTTTCTGTGTTGTGCGCTAGTGCCTCTTATATCGCTGTGCCAGCCGCCATGAGGTTAACGGTTCCAGAAGCTAATCCGAGTCTATATATCTCTACGGCTTTAGCTGTGACATTCCCCTTTAACATCATTTTCGGCATTCCTTTGTATTTGTACGGGATCGATTTGCTATGGAGATAAGATCATGCATGTGGTAAAAAAAATTGAAATTTTTTCAGACTCCGTAGAGTTAGGCAAAATCATCAGCGCCTTGGAACGAGGCGGGGTTTCTAGTTACACCGTGATTCGTAATGTGGCAGGCAAGGGAGTGCGTGGCGGCGTATTTGATGACTCTGCCGTGACGATGTTAGACAACGCTTATGTCATCGCCTTTTGCTCGCCTGACATCCTTAAATCTGTTGTGGAAATTGTGCGACCTATTCTGAATAAGTTTGGGGGATCTTGCTTTATTTCCGATGTGATGGAGATCCGCACTATGAAGTGTGTGTCTTCTCTATAACAGGGCGATAACAGGGCGATCACCTACTAGTTGATTGCTAAAAATAATCAGTCATTCGTGAAGAAAGGTGAGAGACGCGATGAAACAAATGAGTCAACGGACGAGTCGCCGAGAGCTATTAAAGCTATTTGGAGTCGGTGGAGTTGGCTTGGTCGCTGCGACAGCTACTAGCTTGAGATATGCTGAGCCTGCCTATGCCGATCAGTCCACCGCTGAGACTGAAAATTCTGAGGCAGTGAGTTCAGAGGCGGCATTACAAAGACTGCTGGATGGCAATCAGCGGTTTATGCAGCAAAAACGGCAATACCCGCATCAAGCAGCGAGAGATTTACAGGCAGTGGCAACGGTACAGCATCCCTTTGCCACTTTGCTGACTTGTGCTGACTCACGGGTACCTGGAGAAATTATTTTTGACCAAGGTATCGGTGATTTATTTGATGTGCGTGTCGCTGGCAATGTCGTTACCCCAGAGGTCTTGGGCAGCCTAGAGTATGCGGCGGCTCTCTTAGGAACTCGCTTAATTATGGTAGTTGGGCACGAACGCTGCGGTGCTGTGACTGCGGCGATTCAAGGAGGGGCGCTTCCGGGCCACGTCAGTACGTTTGTCAAAGCCATTAAGCCCGCGCTGGCCAGCATTAAAACTAAATCGGCTGATGTCAATCAGCAAATTGATCAAGCGGTGACTGCGAATGTGCAGTATCAAGTTGAGCAGCTAAAGCAAAATTCTAGTGTGTTAGCCCAGCTAGAGTTGGAGCGCAAGCTAAAGATTGTGGGGGGACGATACGACCTAGATACAGGAGCCGTGACTCTCGTTACCTAAGATTTCTCAACAGATTTCATTGTTCAGCGTAGGCGATCGCCCTTTGAGTTAAAGGTGGATCGCCTACGCTCTTCTGTAGAGGCAAATTTGTCAGAACTAGAAGGCTAGCAAGCTCAAAACGCTACTGGGGCCGAGATGCACTTGCGAGTAGTTGGGATACGTCTGCGTGCAGCAAAGCAATCTCTGGCTCCTGTTGGATAGCGCGATAGTACCGCTTTTCTAACGTGGTCCTCCCATCCTGAGCAGGTCGCAGCATTTGGCGAGCTTGACTAAGTAGCTCATTAGCGGCACCGACTGTAATTGGCTCCTTCGCACTGAGGGCTTCATCAATCTGAACAATAAATTGAGAAATGGGACGGAGCCAGCTAAACCAGTCGTGATTTACAACCAGCTGAAAGTACTCACCCTTGGACTGGATGCGGCCAAAGAACTGCTCATAATTAACCCGTTCAAACTCTAGTAGAGCTTTGTGTAAGCGTAGTAGAGCAGCACGAACTTCCCGTAATCTTTCAATGCTGTTTTCTAGGGGTAAATTGTACACAGACATTGGTAGTGGCTCGATAAACACTGCTTTGATCTTGGCACATTCCGACGGGCCTAGAGGGAGGTTTTCCCTACAGTCCTACTACCTAAACTCACCTGGATCAACGCTGATTGGAAAGGTTATTGGGAGAGAAAACCCACGAACAGCAAGGGTAAAAGAATCAGGGCAGATACGATCAGCAATAGAGTTCCAGGTTCGAGCTTGATGATATTTTTCTCAGGATTTGGCATTGTGTTGCTTTCCTTCGCGATCGCCATATTGTCACAGCCTACCTGATCCTGGCTGACCAATTCAGCGCCGTTAGGTTGAAAAGAATCGAGTGACCTGAGGCGATCGCTCAACCTGCTTAACCGCAAATCAGGTAGGCTAATCTACGGGCAATTTTGTGGCGATTTTGCGGCAGCTAGCCCACGCTAATGCACAGAGGAGGGTTGAGGTGATGAGGAAGCTTTACTTCTTAGTTCCGGGGACAGGCGGCAAATTTGCCTGTGGTGGGCTGTGGGCAGAATTAAAGACTCTCAATCTCGCTCAACAAATTTGCTCTGCTGAAGTCGTCACGTATCGACAGCGGGAAAACACCACGCTGTTTTTAGACGATGTGCTACAGCAGAAGAACTTAGAAAACATTATTTTTGTCATTAGTTGGGGCTTTGATGTCGGGAAATTGGCCACCAGGCTCAAACCCTATCATGTGATTTATCATGCTCACAGCTCTGGTTATCCGTTTAACCTACCGCCTGAGATTCCGATCATTACCGTGAGTCGTAATACGATGGGTTATTGGGGCCAGCGATCGCCGAACTCGTTAATTTATTACCTGCCCAACCAGATTTCTGATCAATTTCAAAATCTCAATCTTGAACGCGATATTGATGTGTTGGTTCAGGTGCGAAAATCTTCAGAATATCTGCTGCAAGTCCTCATTCCAGCCTTGCAACAACAGTGTCATGTTTGTGTGGTTGATTCCTACGTCGCAGATCTAGACAAACTGTTTAACCGTGCCAAAGTCTATCTCTATGACTCCGCAGAATATTGGGCGCAGCAAGGGGTAAGCGAAGGATTCGGCTTGCAACCAATGGAAGCAATGGCCTGTGGCTGTCAAGTTTTCTCCAGCGTCAACGGTGGCTTATCCGATTACTTAGATCCTGGATTTAATTGTCATAAAATTGCTGGCTACTCCTTAGAGTACGACGTGCAACGCATTCTTAAATTGGTTAAGATAGCAACACCAATTAATTTGTCAGATCAGTTTTTCTCTGAGTATCGTACTGCGAATATTATTCAGCGTCTAACAGTGATTTTGCAAGAAGTGAATGAGTTTTTTGATCACAAGCAAAATCACTCCTCCAATATTCCTAGCTTGACTAAAACGCGAGTTAAAACACTGCAACTACAACGCATTTGGAACAAGCTAAAACAGAAATATTTTCGGTAGCTGTCAGCAAACTGATGTGGATGGTTGCAGTCGTTTCGGTCTTAACCCTTCGGGTGCAAATCCTTCGCGTTAAGTTAGAGATACTGCCAGCCCTGCTCAACTCAATCTTTCCATCTTTGGTGCCATGTCCCAACCCACTCCTACCCCAACCGCATCCAGCGAAGTCAAGCCCGCATCTGTTGGGACGGCAAAAAAAAAGCGTAGAGCTCTCCCACCTAAACTGATCATTCAGTTTGGTAAGTTTACCTGGAGTACCATGTGGCACCTGATGATGTCCCAACTGGCTCCTCGGAATCAATCGGGAGCCTATGTGCGGCCTAGCAGCCAATTCCGCAACTTTATTAGTACAGCGGTAGATAATCCTTACCAACCTGCAATTGGACGCTACAAACTCTATGTAGGGCTAGGGTGCCCTTGGGCGCACCGGACTCTCGTGGTACGAGCCCTCAAGCAACTCGAAGATGCGATCGCCATCACCATTGTCTCTCCTTCCCCTACTGAGGGAGGTTGGGTACTCAACCAGCCAGAATTAGGATGCCGCAGCTTGGCAGATCTGTATGAACTCGCGCAACCAGGTTATAGCGGACGTTGTACAGTTCCGGTGCTTTGGGATACGGAAACCAACACTATTGTGAATAACGAAAGTGCCGAGATCATTGTGATGTTGAACTCGGAGTTGAATCAGTTCGCTCAACAACCAGCTTTGGATCTCTATCCCTCAGATCTCCAGAAAAAGATTGATGCTTGGAATGAGAAAACCTATGACGCTGTGAACAATGGCGTGTATCGTTGCGGTTTTGCCCAAACCCAGGCTGCGTATCAAGAAGCTTGTGAGGAGTTGTTCGGAGCTTTAGATGAGATTGATGCGGCTTTAGAAACGAGCCGTTATCTCTGTGGCGATCGCGTAACTTTGGCAGATGTGCGTTTGTTCACTACTTTATTCCGCTTTGATGTAGTCTATTACGGGCTGTTTAAATGTAATCAGCGCCGAATTCAAGACTATAAAAATTTAGGGCCTTATTTGCGCGACCTTTACCAGCTTCCAGGTGTAGCAGATACCTGCAATTTAGAGGCTGTAAAGCAGGACTACTACGGCAATTTGTTTCCACTCAATCCTGGTGGCATCATTCCTCTAGGGCCTGATATTACCAATCTCTGGGAGCCACATGGCCGCGATCGCCTCTCTAATATCAGATGACACCACATCTTTGTAATACGGGAGCAACGATATTTTGCAGGAACTGTTTCATATAGATACTTAGTTCCTGAGGAAATGCTTGGAATTCTTCGCTAGTACTTGGGGCAAAACGAACCCCATGTTCATGAACTAGTTTCTGTGCCGCTATCTGGCACTGGTTGAGATAGGCCCGCGCTAACCTGCGTCCGGGACACCACACTTCGTACTTAGCTGAAACGGTTCTTCCCGAGTCATCTTGACGATAGCAATCATGAATATCGACGAAGACTAAATTGTTAGGCTGCGGCACTTTTGTATTGGTTAAAATTCCATCCAGCAGACGAACTCCATAAATTCGCATCAAATCACGAAATCCTTCGCCGCCTGCCACGCGAAAAATCGCATCCAAAATCGCAGAATCCTCTGGTTTAGCTTCCAGGTACTCCTTCAGCGTTTCTTCCGTGCTTTTCAACATCGCTAGGACGAAGAAAGGTGCCGTGCTATGAACGTAATGATGAATCACCCTATCCGCAAAGGGGCAATTGGCATGTTTACCAACAATAAACCCTGTAAGTGATGTGAGGGCTTCGTTGATATACCGCTCCTGTTCTTCAGTAAAAGTAGACTCTACCGTACAGGTTTTAGCACCACCTAAAAATGCGTAGGCTTTTAATCCATATTTACGAACATACATAGAAGTAACGCCTGCTCGTTCGTACCCCCCTCGTTCGATGGTAACTGTATTAAATCTTTGCCGAATATTTTGAAACAGAGTGTATGTATACTGTAGCCGCGTCTGAATAGCGTCGTAAGAATTTGTGTCTGTCATATCGCTTCAAATTCTGCCTCTGTTTAGAAAGTGTTTGTAAATGATTGTTTCGGCCTCCCTAAGTCTTCCTTTTTAAAGAAGTTAGGGAGAATCATACCTACAGACTGTTTCAGCCTCCTCAAATTCATGTACAAACAGCTTTTAACACTTGAAGCAGCCAATAATAGCTACTCAAGGTAAGCAAAATTGTCAGCCCAAAGGGTGTCAGCAAGAAGTCTACAAACTCTAATACAACTAACAGTGACTTCAGCAGTCCTAAAGATAGTTCCATCGCATTTCCTTGGCAAGTTAGCGCTTAAAGTAAGAGAGATAAATAATAAAAGATTCATCTAAAGATATTCTTTCCTTCACCATGCCAACTGTTCCCATGCTGTCGCAGTACCCTCAAGGGTGATTTTTCGGTCACTATAGCCTGGTGTCTGCTCTCCCAATGGAGTGAAATGTTACAATTCTGGTTTTTGAAACTTTCATGATAGACCGCGATCGCCCTACCTCAGTTAATTTTGCTTCTCGTCAGATTCGTTTGTGCCTGGATACTGCTGATCCAAAGCAGTGGCAGATTTGGTTACCTACAGGTCTGTTTTACGGCATCACCACCAATCCGCTGTTGCTAGAGCGATCGCAGGTGCCTTGCACAGTAGAACAATTAAAACTGTTAGCTGAACAAGCTTTCGCCCTAGGAGCCCAGGAAATCCAACTCCAGACGTGGGGTGATACTGTAGAGGCATTGGTGAGTACAGGCCAACGCTTGGCAGCGATTGATCAGCGAGTCGTGGTGAAGGTTCCGATCACCCAAGTTGGAACGACAGCAGCAGCACAGTTAATAGCGGCAGGCATTCCCATCACGTTGACTGCTGTTTATGCGGTCCACCAAGTTCTGATGGCTGCGGCGCTAGGAGGCGCCTATGCGGCTCCTTATTTGGGTCGGATCAACGATTTAGGTCGTAATGGACGAGAAGATTTAGTGGCAATGCAGCGATCGCTCGCTGGGGTTAACAGTGCCACTCGTCTCCTAGTTGCCAGCATCCGCAGTGTAGACGACATCACCTTTCTTGCCACTCACGGGTTAGATACGTTCACCTTCTCTCCCGCGATCGCCGCTGCCTTTTTTGAAGTTGCTGCTACTGAGCAAGCCGCCACAGATTTCCAGCAAGCAGCATTACGCATGGGAGCCAACTAGCCGGATTACGATCGCGTTTCTAACGGTCCTCGCGTTACCCCTAACTGATTTTGAAGTCGTAATTCTCGCCAAAGTTGGGCACCCGTGATCTCTCCTTGCAGCAGTTGTTGATAGCGCTGGATGGTTTGTGCGACCTGCTCTGACGCTTCATTAACAAACTCAATCCGGAAGTGCCGCACTCCTAGCTTCAGGAGATGTTGCACATATTCGGCCCCAGTTTGTGCTGTGCCATTAAACACAGTGTTACGACAGCCCACATCGGCTTGCAAGATATGTTCTGTGCCCACGCGATCGCGTAGTGTTACTTCATGTTCCTCACAAGGTCGGCCACAGTTGGTATAGTCCGTGCCCTCAGAGAGAAACGCGCAGAACACACAATGCTCCATGTGAAACATCGGCATATGTTGATGCACAGTCACCTCAAACCAATCAGCAGGGCAGCTAGTCAACAGCGCTTCCAACTGAGCCATGTTCAAATCATAAGAAGCCGTGAGACGCTCCAACCCATAGCGCTGCTTGAAATAACCTGCGGTCAAGGGATTGGCAACGTTGAGAGAGAAATCACCAATACAGCGATCGCCTCCAAAAAATTGCAACTGGTCATAGTTCCGCACCAGATAACCATCCGCATCGCAAGCTTTTACCTGTTGCAGAATCCAGTTCTCCCCAGCTTTGGTAATGCGCGGCGGGGCGACATAGATAGAGGGAAGAGATGAAAAAGCTTTCTCATTCTTCTCCTTCCTCACCATTTGGACTGCATCTCGGTAAGCTCTTGGATCTTCAAATTCGCAGTAGAGGGTTTGAATTCCTGCCGCCAAAGCTGCTTGTAACTGTTTCAGGTTTCGGACTAGAACTACAAGTTCGGGTGTCTGCACCTGTGAATTAGCCTGAGCTTTGAGCGTAGAGAGAGGTTGAGATAGTAGCTCTTGCCAAGAAGCTGGCGATCGCAATTGCCAACGTTTGGGTTGCGCTCTCAATTCCTCTAATTGAACGACTATCTCCCGCCGTAGTCGATTCAACTCACTTACGGGCAACATGACATTTCCAGTTATGTGGTTAGTCAGCCCCCCCAGCTCGAAAGGAGTGTTACCCAGCCGCCCTAATTGTTCTTGCAAGCGCTCTGTGGTCAAAGGCTTGTTGTGCGCTTCGACCAACGGCATGGTGGATTCCACCTGAACCACATGCCCCAATCCATCACGGGCGATCGCAATTAGGGATTGCCCAACCTCACCGTGAACTTCCACCTGAATGGGACGCTGAAATTGGGGATGCTCGCCGGAATAAGTTTGGCGAATCTCCCGATCGAGTTCGGGGTCATTGGTTTTCCAAACGCGATCGCCCACGTGAATACGGCGGAGGTTCAGCGCCTCGCGACCGAAAGTTAATGTAGCTTCTGGTCCGCGCAAATCAACGGTGTAGATGCGGCCCCCTTCTTCCTTCGCCTCTGGATGACCGCTGTCAAACACAATGCCATCTCCAGGTTTCACCGGAGCTTCCAACCGCACCGTAATCTGCTCTTGACGGATACGAGTGATTTCGCCCAAATACACTCCCCGCTTCTTGCCAAAGCGAGCATGCACGAGTTCTTGATTATCAATGCCTCGAAACCAGCCCGTCGAAAGCCCCCGCGAGAAAGCCATCTCCAAGTTGTAATGGTCTTGATCTCCCTGTTCAACTTGCCGCTCAGTCTGCCGAGGCTCTCTACTTCCCCCTTCCCCCGCAGGAAAGGGGGCTAGGGGGTTAGGTTCTCCTAGATCAGCCATGACGCGATCGAGAGCTTCACGATAGACCCGTGTGACATTCGCCACATATTCCGGTGCTTTCAAGCGGCCTTCAATTTTTAGGCTAGTGACTCCGGTTTTTACGAGTTCTGGCAATACATCCAACCCTGCCAAGTCCTGAGGGCTGAGTAAGTATTTGCGATCGCCCAGATCCACCGTTTGCCCATCGGCAATCAGCTCGTAGGTCATGCGGCAAGCTTGAGCGCACTCACCTCGGTTGGCCGAGCGTCCCCCTAGTGACTCACTGGTTAGGCACTGGCCCGAATAAGCCACACAGAGCGCCCCATGCACAAACACTTCCAGCGGCAACGCCACTTCTTGCTCAGCAATCTGGGCTTGAATTTTGTTGATTTCTTTCAGAGAGCATTCCCGCGCCAACACCACCAAATGGCAGCCGAGATCTTTGGCGA
The Trichocoleus sp. FACHB-46 genome window above contains:
- a CDS encoding LL-diaminopimelate aminotransferase, translating into MATINDNYLKLKAGYLFPEIARRVNAFAEANPAAKIIRLGIGDVTEPLPEACRAAMIQAVEDMGDRGAFRGYGPEQGYAWLREKIAQFDFQARGCDISADEIFISDGSKCDTGNILDIFGDNNTIAVTDPVYPVYVDTNVMAGHTGAANDKGEFEGLVYLPVTAENNFTAEIPTQKVDLIYLCFPNNPTGATASREHLQAWVDYAKAHGSIIFFDAAYEAFITDPSIPHSIYEIPGAKDCAIEFRSFSKNAGFTGTRCALTVVPKNLKAKAADGSDVELWKLWNRRQSTKFNGVSYIVQRGAEAVYSEAGQAQTKALVSFYLENAKIVREQLTAAGLAVYGGVNAPYVWVQTPNNLSSWDFFDKLLQTCNVVGTPGSGFGAAGEGYFRISAFNSRENVEEAMKRITEKFKA
- a CDS encoding sodium-dependent bicarbonate transport family permease, producing the protein MDVSLIMSNILNPPVLFFFLGMTAVFVKSDLEIPPPIPKLFSLYLLFAIGFKGGVELAKSGLNQEVFLTMLVAIVMACLVPIYTFFILKIKLDAYNAAAIAATYGSISAVTFITASSFLQQLSIDFDGYMVAALALMESPAIIVGLILVNLFTQDQTERDFSWPEVLREAFLNGSVFLLVGSLIIGFLTGEHGWKVLSPFTQDMFYGVLTFFLLDMGLVAAKRIKDLEKTGPFLISFAILIPILNAGIGLLIAKLIGMPPGNALLFSVLCASASYIAVPAAMRLTVPEANPSLYISTALAVTFPFNIIFGIPLYLYGIDLLWR
- a CDS encoding P-II family nitrogen regulator, with translation MHVVKKIEIFSDSVELGKIISALERGGVSSYTVIRNVAGKGVRGGVFDDSAVTMLDNAYVIAFCSPDILKSVVEIVRPILNKFGGSCFISDVMEIRTMKCVSSL
- a CDS encoding carbonic anhydrase, coding for MKQMSQRTSRRELLKLFGVGGVGLVAATATSLRYAEPAYADQSTAETENSEAVSSEAALQRLLDGNQRFMQQKRQYPHQAARDLQAVATVQHPFATLLTCADSRVPGEIIFDQGIGDLFDVRVAGNVVTPEVLGSLEYAAALLGTRLIMVVGHERCGAVTAAIQGGALPGHVSTFVKAIKPALASIKTKSADVNQQIDQAVTANVQYQVEQLKQNSSVLAQLELERKLKIVGGRYDLDTGAVTLVT
- a CDS encoding glycosyltransferase → MRKLYFLVPGTGGKFACGGLWAELKTLNLAQQICSAEVVTYRQRENTTLFLDDVLQQKNLENIIFVISWGFDVGKLATRLKPYHVIYHAHSSGYPFNLPPEIPIITVSRNTMGYWGQRSPNSLIYYLPNQISDQFQNLNLERDIDVLVQVRKSSEYLLQVLIPALQQQCHVCVVDSYVADLDKLFNRAKVYLYDSAEYWAQQGVSEGFGLQPMEAMACGCQVFSSVNGGLSDYLDPGFNCHKIAGYSLEYDVQRILKLVKIATPINLSDQFFSEYRTANIIQRLTVILQEVNEFFDHKQNHSSNIPSLTKTRVKTLQLQRIWNKLKQKYFR
- a CDS encoding glutathione S-transferase family protein, with amino-acid sequence MSQPTPTPTASSEVKPASVGTAKKKRRALPPKLIIQFGKFTWSTMWHLMMSQLAPRNQSGAYVRPSSQFRNFISTAVDNPYQPAIGRYKLYVGLGCPWAHRTLVVRALKQLEDAIAITIVSPSPTEGGWVLNQPELGCRSLADLYELAQPGYSGRCTVPVLWDTETNTIVNNESAEIIVMLNSELNQFAQQPALDLYPSDLQKKIDAWNEKTYDAVNNGVYRCGFAQTQAAYQEACEELFGALDEIDAALETSRYLCGDRVTLADVRLFTTLFRFDVVYYGLFKCNQRRIQDYKNLGPYLRDLYQLPGVADTCNLEAVKQDYYGNLFPLNPGGIIPLGPDITNLWEPHGRDRLSNIR
- a CDS encoding transaldolase family protein; translated protein: MIDRDRPTSVNFASRQIRLCLDTADPKQWQIWLPTGLFYGITTNPLLLERSQVPCTVEQLKLLAEQAFALGAQEIQLQTWGDTVEALVSTGQRLAAIDQRVVVKVPITQVGTTAAAQLIAAGIPITLTAVYAVHQVLMAAALGGAYAAPYLGRINDLGRNGREDLVAMQRSLAGVNSATRLLVASIRSVDDITFLATHGLDTFTFSPAIAAAFFEVAATEQAATDFQQAALRMGAN